The nucleotide window TGCGCCAGGCGCTGCTGGCCTCGGGCTCGATTCCGATGGTGATGGAGGGCGTGCGCGACCTGCCGGGCGCCGGTGCCGGCACCTACCGCGACGGCGGCTTGCTGGACTATCACCTCGACCTGCCCTACAGCGGCGAAGACATCGTGCTGTATCCCCATTTCACCGACCGGGTCATTCCCGGCTGGTTCGACAAGAGCCTGCCGTGGCGCCGGGGCAACATCGGACGCCTGCAAGATGTCCTGTTGGTGGCGCCGTCCCGTGAGTACCTGGCTCGCCTGCCCTACGGCAAGCTGCCGGACCGGAACGACTTCAAGCGTTTCATGGGCGATGACGCGAGCCGCCGCACCTACTGGCAGACGGCGATGGACGAGAGTCGCCGCCTGGGCGACGAGTTCCTTGAATTGGCGGCCAACGGTGGGCTGGGCGAGCGTTTGCTGACCCTTTAGTCAGCATGAGCGCGCAACGCCGGAGCCAAACTGATAAACTCCGCCGCCTGCCTCGCGACCGCTACCTTAAAGAGCCTGAACTTGTGGAAATCTTCAAAGAATTCACCTTCGAATCCGCCCACCGCCTGCCCCACGTACCGGACGGCCACAAGTGCGGCCGTCTGCACGGCCACTCGTTCAAGGTGGCGATTCACCTGAGCGGTGACATCGACCCGCACACCGGCTGGATTCGTGACTTCTCGGAAATCAAGGCGATCTTCAAGCCGCTCTACGAGCGCCTGGACCACAACTACCTCAACGACATCCCTGGCCTGGAAAACCCCACCAGCGAAGTCCTCGCCAAGTGGATCTGGAACGAGCTCAAGCCGTTGCTGCCGGAACTCAGCGCCATTCGCATCCATGAGACGTGCACCAGCGGCTGCATCTATCGCGGCGAGTAACCCGCAGTCCCAATCTTGCATAGAGCTTTTGTGGCGAGGGGATTGATCTGTGGAGAGGGGTCTATCTGTGGCGAGGGGATTTATCCCCGCTGGCGTGCGTAGCGCGC belongs to Pseudomonas sp. B21-028 and includes:
- the queD gene encoding 6-carboxytetrahydropterin synthase QueD, producing the protein MEIFKEFTFESAHRLPHVPDGHKCGRLHGHSFKVAIHLSGDIDPHTGWIRDFSEIKAIFKPLYERLDHNYLNDIPGLENPTSEVLAKWIWNELKPLLPELSAIRIHETCTSGCIYRGE